The Alosa sapidissima isolate fAloSap1 chromosome 5, fAloSap1.pri, whole genome shotgun sequence genome has a window encoding:
- the kctd7 gene encoding BTB/POZ domain-containing protein KCTD7: protein MQQNGAGETSNGEPSALSFRTPSPLPMATSRVRRFAQEGRAVPQPRVMVVFSPASETDNQEDAAMSNTECEGDEYRKPAITAPSLNLGKPLRTFSPAQEFPEVVPLNVGGTHFTTRLSTLQRYEDTMLAAMFSGRHHIPRDAEGRFFIDRDGKYFGDILNFLREGELPKRDRVRAVYREAQYYALGPLLESLEDIQPLTGEKVRQAFLDLLPYYRENLERIVEIAKLRAMQRKARFAKLKVCVYKEEMPITPYERPLFNSLRFERTESEAKLFEHHCEVDVSFGPWEAVADVYDLLHCIVSDLGERGITVDQQCIGVCDKHLINHYYCKRPIYEFKITWW from the exons ATGCAGCAGAATGGGGCTGGCGAGACATCTAACGGAGAACCATCGGCGCTCTCCTTTCGAACACCTAGCCCGCTCCCCATGGCTACATCACGGGTAAGACGGTTTGCTCAGGAGGGGCGAGCGGTCCCTCAGCCAAGAGTGATGGTGGTATTTTCTCCGGCGAGCGAGACTGATAACCAAGAGGATGCTGCTATGTCGAACACAGAGTGCGAGGGCGATGAATACAGAAAACCAGCCATAACCGCACCTAGTCTGAACCTGGGCAAACCTCTTCGCACATTCAGCCCAGCACAGGAG TTTCCTGAGGTCGTCCCTCTAAATGTGGGTGGTACACACTTTACCACTCGCCTGTCCACCCTGCAGCGTTACGAGGACACCATGCTGGCTGCAATGTTCAGTGGACGACATCACATCCCGCGTGATGCCGAGGGCCGCTTCTTTATTGACCGGGATGGGAAATATTTTGG GGATATTCTCAATTtcctgagagagggggagttaCCAAAAAGAGACAGAGTTCGCGCTGTGTATAGAGAGGCCCAGTACTATGCCCTCGGACCACTGTTGGAGAGCCTAGAGGATATTCAGCCGCTCACTGGGGAGAAGGTCCGCCAGGCCTTCCTTGACCTCCTGCCTTACTACAGAG AGAACCTGGAGCGCATAGTGGAGATTGCCAAATTGCGTGCCATGCAGAGGAAGGCTCGTTTCGCCAAGCTCAAGGTATGCGTCTACAAGGAGGAAATGCCCATCACCCCATACGAGCGACCACTCTTCAACTCGCTGCGGTTCGAGCGCACGGAGAGCGAGGCCAAGCTCTTCGAGCACCACTGCGAGGTGGACGTGTCGTTCGGGCCGTGGGAGGCCGTGGCCGATGTCTACGACCTGCTCCACTGCATCGTCAGTGACCTGGGCGAGAGGGGCATCACCGTGGACCAGCAGTGCATCGGCGTGTGTGACAAGCACCTCATCAACCACTACTACTGCAAGAGGCCTATCTACGAATTCAAGATCACTTGGTggtga
- the LOC121709673 gene encoding cytochrome c oxidase assembly factor 4 homolog, mitochondrial: MSSPSPHDRSRSEDEDDPVDKMISKTGCAELHYSVQECMAEHQDWRKCQSEVQNFKECMTAFQKARIELLRKSQNPSDATT; this comes from the coding sequence ATGTCATCCCCATCGCCACATGATCGTAGTCGGAGTGAGGACGAAGATGATCCTGTGGACAAAATGATATCAAAAACGGGCTGTGCCGAGCTTCACTACAGTGTTCAGGAATGCATGGCCGAGCACCAGGACTGGCGCAAGTGTCAATCTGAAGTGCAGAACTTTAAAGAATGCATGACGGCATTCCAGAAAGCACGGATAGAACTGCTGCGGAAAAGTCAAAACCCAAGTGATGCGACTACATAG